A stretch of DNA from Saccharomycodes ludwigii strain NBRC 1722 chromosome I, whole genome shotgun sequence:
AATTCTGTATGGCATTTCATTGTTTAAAGCtttgatgaaaaaagatTCAGCTAAATTCAAATCTTTGCACTCAccaataaaagataaatggGTTTCGATTAAATAACCAAACTTTCTTTCTGAGCTTTCCTCGCACAATTTGGTAAACAATTCCAAGGCTTTCATGTTCTCTCCGGCACTCAAACAGGCTCTAATCATACCAACACTTAAATTAGGATGGAAATACGAAATTAAGTTTGATGAGTCTTGGTATAGCTTAGATATTTCGTCGAAAGAAACACCGTGTTGGTACAAAATGGGTAAAATGACACCAACCACTCTTGGGTTTAGGAAGTATTCATGGGTCAACTGGTTATTCAACCCATTTCTCCAAATATCAACAGCCTCTtcttccaataataattctttaaaaGCAGTGATCAAATGCATACAACCATACTCATTAACACCggttttattttgcaaAACGTCACTGGCAATTTCTCTCAAAGAATCACACAAATAGTTGGTCATTTCTTTGTGGAAAGATTGGGAGTCGTAATCTGGTTTTTTATTCATCCTAGTTAATTGGTTACGGTTGGCTCTTAAGCCATTATGCAACAGGTGGATCAACATGGAACATCTATTGGAGTTCatttctggagtttcaaccAAAATACGATACAAACCCATGGCTTTACCAATGCTATCCCAAAACAATGGGGCTGTAaaattgctattatttataGCATTTCTATTGTTGGTATTGAAATttgtattgtttttgttgtatttcttgtaataatagtttACATTTGTGGTGGAACGAGACATTTGCAATGAAGTCAAAACACATTCATCAAAGGTGACAACCTGGTGATACCATGGACTATTTGGatcaacttttaaattggtattattgttgttagtGTTTGGATAGCCATGGTTTTGAcggttattattgtttgagCGCTGGTGTTGTTGCttatgaatattattaaacaaagGATTAGTAGGAGCGGCAGCACTTACAGGATTAGGAAAGACGGTACTGTTAACATTATTTGGGGTAGTGGTTGTTGTACCAGCATTAGTAGAGTAGTGTAATTCCTGGGAGGGAGTACGTTCTAAATATATTGATTGTGGACTAAAGATATTATGAGGTTGGTGTATATTTTTAGCACTTGAAGCAAATTGGTTAGAAACCCTTTGTTTCAAGACGTTACTTTGCTGAACGAATCTtaaaaccatttttttttttttttttttttttttctttctttttgtttgaatCTTAGGTTtggattttttatttaattttagtaGTTGGTGTAAAGTAATAAGAAATgggataaaataaatttttttttttttttttttgcaagaTTATTTTGGAAGTAAAAGCGGAATAAGAAAACggaataaaaaggaaagaggAAAAGGATTGTAGAAACATCTACagctttatatatatatacagtTATTTAAGTATAtgataaagaaagaaacggaacataaataattaacgatattcaacaaaaaaataaaaagaaaagaaaggaaaaacgTTGAAGTGGTGCCGTTGGTTGATGATTCTcctaacaaaataaaatctaaGAAATCATTTATTGTCTCGTTTAATATACACAGAAACCATGAATACATTATTactcattttattttaatttaatttgagaaataaaaatggtgaTATTCTTTgtacttttttctttttctttttctttttctttctgcatataaattgatatttaaacgaggaaaaacaaaaagaatcAAAATCTTAGAACCATCGGTCATCTTTGGTCTCGGTCTCGGTCTCATCTCGGTCTCATCTCGGTCTCAGTCTCGGCCTCATCTCCTTCCCTTTCCCACCTTCTAGAAAACTAAACCTTAACTCGTAGCCCTAACAGGGCaaaaagtatatttttattttatttatttatctttaattaaatacagagaaaaaaaatttttttttttttttttctttatttattgatttattttgtttgtaGATCCATTTACCTCATTTGTTtactaaatatatataaaaaagaaaaaatctaaaataaaaacttctAAACCACAACAACATGTCTTCCAACAAAACCTacaaagatatttttaCACTTTTTGACAAAAAGGCTCAAGGCACTATCCCAGTCACCCAATTAGGTGATTTTTTAAGGGCTATTGGCTATAACCCAACAAATAGTTTGGTATCGGacttaattaaaaaaaacttcaCCAATACTAATGATATAAGTCTAAATGATATTGACAATTTAATTACTTCTAACAAGGCTGTATTGGAATCAACTACCAATGCTTCAGTCGATGATTTTATCAAAGCTTTCCAAGTTTTTGATAAGGAAAATACTGGCAAGATTAGTATCGGTGATTTGAAATATATGTTAACTGGTCTAGGTGAAAGATTAAATGAAGACGAGGTTGATGAGTTACTAAAGGGGGTAGAAAGTACCGATGATGGTATGATCGAATATAGATCCTTTATTGATGATATTCTAAAGCGTTGAAAAATACAACACTATTGAATTAACTCCAACTTGTTAATTGGTAtcccttctttttctttttctttttctttttcttttccatatttatatatttatatatatagctttatattattattattattattatataccAATCCtgtatccttttttttttttttttttttttatcatatcATTTACTACCTTtcgaaaataaatcaaaatcaacTACCAAATAAGCTTAATcattaacaatattataaacACTACTTTACTGCCTCCAGACTCAAAGTTTTTGGCAAAAAGTTCCCGATTAACATCATTGGTAGCCCAAATACATCTCTCTTTAATGTCCAACAACAAGAACAGCAAATTTCTCTACCCTTTATAGGGCTAAATAATCTAATATTGGGCAAAATTGTGCAACCCCTAAAGTCTCTATAACAAACTTGtttaaatgttttgaaATACTCTAA
This window harbors:
- the MLC1 gene encoding Mlc1p (similar to Saccharomyces cerevisiae YGL106W | MLC1 | Myosin Light Chain); protein product: MSSNKTYKDIFTLFDKKAQGTIPVTQLGDFLRAIGYNPTNSLVSDLIKKNFTNTNDISLNDIDNLITSNKAVLESTTNASVDDFIKAFQVFDKENTGKISIGDLKYMLTGLGERLNEDEVDELLKGVESTDDGMIEYRSFIDDILKR
- a CDS encoding uncharacterized protein (similar to Saccharomyces cerevisiae YBR238C | mitochondrial membrane protein (paralog of YGL107C | RMD9)), whose translation is MVLRFVQQSNVLKQRVSNQFASSAKNIHQPHNIFSPQSIYLERTPSQELHYSTNAGTTTTTPNNVNSTVFPNPVSAAAPTNPLFNNIHKQQHQRSNNNNRQNHGYPNTNNNNTNLKVDPNSPWYHQVVTFDECVLTSLQMSRSTTNVNYYYKKYNKNNTNFNTNNRNAINNSNFTAPLFWDSIGKAMGLYRILVETPEMNSNRCSMLIHLLHNGLRANRNQLTRMNKKPDYDSQSFHKEMTNYLCDSLREIASDVLQNKTGVNEYGCMHLITAFKELLLEEEAVDIWRNGLNNQLTHEYFLNPRVVGVILPILYQHGVSFDEISKLYQDSSNLISYFHPNLSVGMIRACLSAGENMKALELFTKLCEESSERKFGYLIETHLSFIGECKDLNLAESFFIKALNNEMPYRIDLQVSYVKKFMTNIWYQLGDFNKVYDVWYKSSIHYGSRVNHGISSSLNDTFFDIFFRKFTVFNEEGFTNLQNIIMTYNTIKPIDEPFFNIILTKAAAQWRDRSIIDFVNQSYKAFNIPKTIVAYRILLKSLGSIDNVSSNEILSRWNELVMKTDEVGQGFIANADWAALRDACVTWAQEKSDILMENNVVANNTNDNYNPAVQALNASGAFDQHATSNEELDTTSKQNTALTSSSSAAATAAAAAVAPSNNTAAATIAGSNDNNNATTPTKEESMAQINERIILYLKVVRVYSKYCRDAQQYNRLTTGATKKYSILGPFLSQNYDCSDIYLPQFVNLRENN